One part of the Flavobacterium johnsoniae UW101 genome encodes these proteins:
- a CDS encoding septal ring lytic transglycosylase RlpA family protein, translated as MMSKKNIILSTLTITFLSCFTYVISQTKPVIEPKNPPQDTVKNIRPNIIALPTDSVFTDKGLKLKAYKKNAHASYYADRFNGRKTADGSRFNNNKYTAAHKKLPFGTRVKVTNEANGKFVIVKITDRGPFVKTREIDLSKRAFMEITKHKGAGAMKVTIETIIE; from the coding sequence ATCATGAGTAAAAAAAACATTATTCTCAGCACATTAACAATAACTTTTTTAAGTTGTTTTACCTACGTTATAAGCCAGACCAAACCAGTAATTGAGCCTAAAAACCCTCCTCAGGATACTGTAAAAAACATCAGGCCAAACATTATTGCACTTCCAACCGATTCTGTTTTTACAGATAAAGGTTTAAAGTTAAAAGCCTACAAAAAGAACGCTCACGCCTCCTACTATGCTGATCGTTTTAATGGAAGAAAAACTGCCGACGGAAGTCGTTTTAACAACAACAAATATACTGCGGCACATAAAAAACTCCCTTTTGGAACCAGAGTTAAAGTTACCAACGAAGCCAATGGGAAGTTTGTAATTGTAAAAATTACAGATCGAGGTCCGTTTGTAAAAACACGCGAAATAGATCTTTCCAAACGAGCTTTTATGGAAATCACCAAACATAAAGGTGCTGGTGCCATGAAAGTAACAATTGAAACTATAATCGAATAA
- a CDS encoding DinB family protein, giving the protein MSSVFETQQTIREILLKILDNHSLEQLNKIPEGFNNNIIWNVAHCVAAQQTLVYKLSGLPTMVSEDFILKYRKGTKPEEDVSEEEVNEIRAFLLSTFEKTKNDFQSGLFVDYNEYTTSMGFTLKNVQDALDFNNYHEGIHTGIAMSLKKLV; this is encoded by the coding sequence ATGAGTTCAGTTTTTGAAACGCAGCAAACAATCAGAGAAATTCTATTGAAAATTTTAGATAATCATTCATTAGAGCAATTAAACAAAATTCCGGAAGGATTTAATAATAATATAATTTGGAATGTGGCGCATTGTGTTGCAGCGCAGCAAACCTTAGTTTATAAATTATCTGGACTGCCAACAATGGTTTCGGAAGATTTTATATTAAAATACCGAAAAGGAACAAAACCAGAAGAAGATGTTTCTGAAGAAGAAGTAAACGAGATCAGGGCATTTCTTTTAAGTACATTTGAAAAAACGAAAAATGATTTTCAAAGCGGACTTTTTGTTGATTATAATGAATATACAACCAGCATGGGATTTACTCTTAAAAATGTTCAGGATGCATTAGATTTTAATAATTACCATGAAGGAATTCATACCGGAATTGCGATGAGTTTGAAAAAATTGGTTTAA
- a CDS encoding YicC/YloC family endoribonuclease has translation MIQSMTGFGKASLQLPTKKITVEVKSLNSKGLDLNVRMPSVYREMELGLRTQISTKLERGKIDFAIYIESTAEQTSTKVNVPVVKNYIAQLREVYADADETELMKMAVRMPDTLKTEREEIDENDWEQIQVIIDEALQNILSFRKDEGESLEKEFNLRIGNIRQYMNDALALDPERVQAIKDRLQTAISELQVNVDENRFEQELIYYLEKLDITEEKVRLTNHLDYFLETLNGNEANGRKLGFITQEMGREINTMGSKSNHAQMQKLVVMMKDELEKIKEQVLNVL, from the coding sequence ATGATACAATCTATGACAGGGTTTGGCAAAGCTTCTTTGCAATTGCCTACAAAAAAAATTACCGTTGAAGTAAAATCTTTAAACAGCAAAGGTTTAGATTTAAACGTAAGAATGCCGTCTGTTTACCGTGAAATGGAATTAGGTTTAAGAACTCAAATCTCAACTAAACTTGAAAGAGGCAAAATTGATTTTGCAATTTACATAGAGAGTACTGCCGAACAAACTTCAACAAAAGTAAATGTTCCTGTTGTGAAGAATTATATCGCACAATTGAGAGAGGTTTATGCCGATGCCGATGAAACTGAATTAATGAAAATGGCTGTTCGTATGCCGGATACATTAAAAACAGAACGCGAAGAAATCGATGAAAATGACTGGGAACAAATTCAGGTTATTATTGATGAAGCTTTACAAAACATTTTAAGTTTTAGAAAAGACGAAGGCGAATCTCTTGAAAAAGAATTTAATCTCAGAATTGGAAATATCCGCCAGTATATGAATGATGCTTTGGCCCTTGATCCAGAACGTGTTCAGGCAATTAAAGATCGTTTACAAACTGCAATTTCAGAACTACAGGTAAATGTTGATGAAAATCGTTTCGAGCAGGAATTAATTTATTATCTGGAAAAACTGGATATTACCGAAGAAAAAGTACGCTTAACCAATCATTTAGATTATTTCTTAGAAACTTTAAACGGAAATGAAGCAAATGGTCGTAAACTAGGTTTTATTACTCAGGAAATGGGCCGCGAAATCAATACTATGGGTTCAAAATCAAATCATGCCCAAATGCAGAAATTGGTCGTGATGATGAAAGATGAATTAGAGAAGATTAAAGAACAAGTATTGAATGTGCTTTAA
- a CDS encoding arsenate reductase family protein, which yields MNKIYYLASCDTCRKIIKSLPKNNLVFHDIKQDPITEAELEEMYKLSGSYEALFSKKAQLYKSMGLKDKALTEADFKKYILEHYTFLSRPVFIIDGKIYIGNSQKNVAEVINVLS from the coding sequence ATGAACAAAATATATTACTTAGCGTCTTGCGATACCTGCAGAAAAATTATCAAAAGTCTTCCAAAAAACAATTTGGTTTTTCACGACATTAAACAAGATCCTATTACGGAAGCAGAATTAGAAGAAATGTATAAACTTTCAGGAAGCTACGAAGCGTTATTCAGCAAAAAAGCACAATTGTACAAATCAATGGGCTTAAAAGACAAAGCACTGACAGAGGCTGATTTTAAGAAATACATTTTAGAACATTATACTTTTTTAAGCCGTCCGGTTTTTATTATTGACGGTAAAATTTACATCGGCAACAGCCAAAAAAATGTGGCCGAAGTGATAAATGTTTTGAGCTAA
- the gmk gene encoding guanylate kinase yields the protein MNKGKLIVFSAPSGSGKTTIVKHLLGQEDLNLEFSISAASRAPRGEEVHGKDYYFISLEEFKKHIKAEDFLEWEEVYRDNFYGTLKSEIERIWALGKNVIFDIDVVGGLRIKHKFPEETLAVFVKPPSVDELKRRLKQRSTESEDKINMRIAKASVELATAPQFDAIIKNYDLSVALEEAHQLVKDFVSK from the coding sequence ATGAACAAAGGAAAACTAATTGTTTTTTCGGCACCTTCAGGATCAGGAAAAACAACTATCGTAAAACATTTATTAGGTCAGGAAGATTTAAATCTTGAATTTTCGATTTCGGCTGCATCGCGTGCACCGCGTGGTGAAGAAGTACACGGAAAGGATTATTATTTTATTTCGCTGGAAGAATTCAAAAAACACATTAAAGCAGAGGATTTCCTGGAATGGGAAGAAGTTTACCGAGATAACTTTTACGGTACTTTAAAATCGGAGATTGAAAGAATCTGGGCTTTAGGAAAAAATGTCATTTTTGACATTGACGTGGTTGGCGGTCTTCGTATTAAACATAAATTTCCCGAAGAAACTCTAGCTGTTTTCGTTAAACCTCCAAGTGTTGACGAATTAAAACGCCGATTAAAACAACGTTCTACAGAAAGTGAAGACAAAATCAATATGCGTATTGCAAAAGCTTCTGTAGAATTGGCAACTGCTCCACAATTTGACGCTATTATCAAAAACTATGATTTATCAGTTGCCCTTGAAGAAGCACATCAACTGGTAAAGGATTTTGTATCTAAGTAG
- a CDS encoding TonB-dependent receptor — protein sequence MKKMKNWLLTGLFFMIVSTVFSQGKVTGTITDGTGSLPGANVQIKGSSTATSTDFDGKFTLNSTTSTGEIVISYLGYENKTVKFTVNGGTANVGTIALTSNSNELSEIVVKSTVVDIAKDRKTPVAVSTIKAAEIKEKLGTQEFPEILRNTPSVYVTKSGGGFGDARINIRGFNQNNIAVMINGMPVNDMENGSVYWSNWAGLSDVTSAMQVQRGLGSSKLATPSVGGTINIVTKSSDMKEGGSFSSGFGNGRNFKIQGSYNTGKLENGLSASVLLSQTMGDGYIPGTQFEGSNYFIALGYGTKNDKHNFQLTVTGAPQWHNQRSTASTIATYQKYGSLTEPNIKYNPDTGYLNGEQYNIRKNYYHKPVASFNWDYNINETTKLSSVLYASMGRGAGASATGGIGGNVYNSSVFLLPNGMVDYDKIQAWNNGTGSVFFNGANRTRTQVGGVYQNSSSTGRTGAGNAADPYVYNTTSGITQTSSINSHDWFGALINLNKKLSSTLTLDFGIDARTYTGYHFTVVNDLLGGGEFFDNTVASLRPAGRHLTSTYATNVQWNVFDKRDYDKISFNSTGKVRWYGAFTQLEYSKDNLTAFVQGAISQQGFKREDDFVYLPTDPLASTSYENILGGNAKAGANYNINEKHNVYVNAGFYSRQPFFNSVYPNNRSTVNPNLTNEKITGFEAGYGFRSRFFNATVNLYNTTWNDRYLKGNALPAGGGIAANTTYTEFTGLNEVHSGIEFEGSSNITDRFKVNAMFSYGIWEYKGNASVNAYYQADNTPVAGYTAATVYMDKVKVGDAAQMTASLGASYEVLTRVTVDANYNFNDKLYAGLSPVTFTSADNKGALQLPSYGLFDAGFSYKMLTGKNKDKSVNFRLNVNNLFDKIYIAESRTNIFADDNVSSSNAALGTYASNNRLYRGVADANQVFFGFGRTWNFTLRYDF from the coding sequence ATGAAGAAAATGAAAAATTGGTTACTTACCGGACTATTTTTTATGATAGTTTCAACCGTATTTTCACAAGGAAAAGTTACTGGTACTATTACCGACGGTACAGGTTCATTACCAGGAGCAAACGTACAGATCAAAGGATCTTCTACGGCAACTTCAACAGATTTTGATGGTAAATTTACCCTCAACTCAACAACAAGTACAGGAGAAATTGTTATTTCTTACTTAGGCTACGAAAACAAAACTGTAAAATTTACAGTAAATGGCGGAACTGCAAACGTAGGAACTATTGCTTTAACATCTAATTCTAACGAATTAAGTGAAATCGTAGTAAAAAGTACAGTTGTAGATATCGCAAAAGACAGAAAAACTCCGGTTGCTGTTTCTACAATTAAAGCTGCAGAAATTAAAGAAAAATTAGGAACTCAGGAATTTCCTGAAATCTTAAGAAACACACCTTCTGTATACGTTACTAAATCAGGTGGTGGTTTTGGAGATGCAAGAATTAACATTCGTGGTTTCAACCAAAACAATATCGCTGTTATGATTAACGGTATGCCGGTTAACGACATGGAAAACGGTTCTGTTTACTGGAGTAACTGGGCAGGTTTATCAGATGTAACATCTGCTATGCAGGTTCAAAGAGGTTTAGGTTCTTCTAAATTAGCAACTCCATCTGTAGGGGGTACAATCAACATTGTTACTAAGTCTTCTGACATGAAAGAAGGAGGATCATTCTCTTCGGGATTTGGTAATGGAAGAAACTTCAAAATTCAAGGTTCTTACAACACAGGAAAATTAGAAAACGGTCTTTCTGCTTCTGTATTATTATCTCAAACAATGGGAGATGGATACATTCCTGGAACTCAATTTGAAGGATCAAACTATTTCATAGCTTTAGGTTATGGAACTAAAAATGACAAACACAACTTTCAACTTACTGTAACTGGTGCGCCGCAATGGCACAACCAAAGATCTACAGCTTCTACAATTGCAACTTACCAAAAATACGGTTCTCTTACTGAGCCAAACATCAAATACAACCCTGATACAGGATATTTGAATGGTGAGCAATATAACATCAGAAAAAACTACTACCACAAACCAGTAGCTTCTTTTAACTGGGATTATAACATTAATGAAACTACAAAACTTTCAAGTGTACTTTATGCATCTATGGGTCGTGGAGCTGGTGCAAGTGCTACAGGTGGTATTGGAGGAAATGTTTACAACAGTTCAGTTTTCTTATTACCTAATGGAATGGTTGATTATGACAAAATCCAAGCATGGAATAATGGTACTGGAAGTGTTTTCTTTAATGGAGCAAACAGAACTAGAACACAAGTTGGAGGTGTATACCAAAATAGTTCTTCAACAGGAAGAACTGGAGCTGGAAATGCAGCTGATCCATATGTTTACAATACTACATCAGGTATTACACAAACTTCATCTATCAACTCTCATGACTGGTTTGGAGCTTTGATCAACTTAAACAAAAAATTATCTAGTACATTAACATTAGATTTTGGTATTGATGCTAGAACTTATACAGGATACCACTTTACAGTAGTTAATGATTTATTAGGTGGTGGTGAATTTTTTGACAATACTGTTGCAAGTTTAAGACCTGCAGGAAGACACCTTACATCAACTTACGCTACAAACGTACAATGGAATGTTTTTGACAAAAGAGATTATGACAAAATTTCATTCAACAGTACTGGAAAAGTTAGATGGTACGGAGCATTTACTCAGTTAGAGTACTCTAAAGATAATTTAACTGCATTCGTACAGGGAGCTATTTCTCAACAAGGTTTCAAAAGAGAAGATGATTTCGTATACTTGCCAACTGATCCATTAGCATCAACTAGCTACGAAAACATCTTAGGTGGAAATGCTAAAGCTGGAGCTAACTATAACATCAACGAAAAACATAATGTTTATGTTAATGCTGGATTCTACTCAAGACAACCATTCTTTAACTCAGTTTATCCAAACAACAGATCTACAGTAAACCCTAACCTTACTAACGAGAAAATTACTGGATTTGAAGCTGGATATGGTTTCCGTTCAAGATTCTTTAACGCTACAGTTAACCTTTACAACACAACTTGGAACGACAGATACTTAAAAGGTAACGCTCTTCCAGCTGGTGGAGGAATTGCTGCTAACACAACTTATACTGAGTTTACAGGTCTTAACGAGGTTCACTCTGGAATTGAGTTTGAAGGATCTTCTAACATTACTGACAGATTCAAAGTTAATGCTATGTTCTCTTACGGTATTTGGGAATACAAAGGAAACGCAAGCGTAAACGCTTACTACCAAGCAGACAATACTCCTGTTGCAGGATATACAGCTGCTACAGTATACATGGACAAAGTAAAAGTTGGTGATGCTGCACAAATGACAGCTTCATTAGGAGCTTCTTACGAAGTTTTAACAAGAGTAACTGTTGATGCAAACTATAATTTTAATGATAAATTATATGCAGGATTAAGCCCGGTTACATTTACAAGTGCAGACAACAAAGGAGCTTTACAATTACCTTCTTACGGTTTATTTGATGCTGGTTTCTCATACAAAATGTTAACAGGTAAAAACAAAGACAAATCAGTTAACTTCAGATTAAACGTAAACAACTTATTTGATAAGATTTACATCGCTGAGTCTAGAACAAACATTTTTGCTGACGATAACGTAAGCTCTTCAAATGCTGCTTTAGGAACTTATGCTTCAAATAACAGATTATACAGAGGTGTAGCTGATGCTAACCAGGTATTCTTTGGATTTGGTAGAACTTGGAACTTTACATTACGTTACGATTTCTAA
- a CDS encoding four helix bundle protein — translation MSGIKSYKELFIWQKGIKLVVLVYKLTKNFPKEEIYALTSQLKRASVSIPSNIAEGFGRQTDKSFNHFLNISRGSLNEIETQLIIAKELEFISDESLFNEIMFLIEEESKMISAFAKNLKD, via the coding sequence ATGAGCGGTATTAAATCTTACAAAGAGTTATTCATTTGGCAAAAAGGAATTAAACTAGTTGTTCTTGTTTATAAACTTACTAAGAACTTTCCTAAAGAAGAAATATATGCCTTGACAAGTCAATTAAAAAGAGCCAGTGTATCTATTCCGTCGAATATTGCAGAAGGTTTTGGACGCCAAACTGACAAATCATTTAATCATTTTTTGAATATTTCCAGAGGTTCTTTAAATGAAATAGAAACACAATTAATTATTGCAAAAGAGTTAGAATTTATTTCTGACGAAAGCCTATTTAATGAAATTATGTTTTTAATTGAAGAAGAGAGCAAAATGATAAGTGCTTTCGCTAAAAATCTAAAAGACTAA